A segment of the Nilaparvata lugens isolate BPH chromosome X, ASM1435652v1, whole genome shotgun sequence genome:
ttattgcaataTTCACTTCATCAATTGTTGTGTCATTAGCACAGTATGACCGCATttcatattttctcttgaaaccGCATATCTTATCATTAGTGAGCATTAAAGAATCGAaccaattttcaagttgaaatttaaaatcttttGGAATTTTGAAGTCTATGATTGAGGTTAAACAAGCATTTATGAATGCTATTGCGTGGAGTCGAGCATAATATAATACTGGAAAAGATATTGGACTCAACATCATCATTGATTGTTTCACTTGAATTGAGTATTTGTTTGTTTACTTCATTTGACACAGATGAATTTATTGCAAACTTAccatatatttttttctcatgaCACGAAATCACCAGAGAtgacaatagaataaataacccAGCATATTAGAATGAAACAGGAAGTTAACATTAATTTGGTGTTGTTATACACACCATGATCATGATAACAGCATCTGCATTTAGCACGAATCACATCTTCACTGTTATCCTCTACTGTCACATTATACTGATTCATGCTTGAACACTAAAATTTTTTTCGACtttcacttgaaaaaatattgcaacaaaatgaaaaaaaatttctaaaattttagACATTCATCCTCAAGCATCATCTAACATACATTGTTGTATGTTGCATGATGTTTTCtagaattttcaatataattgagaCAAGGAATGGGTAATGATGGAATAATATGAACtccaaaaataaaatcattttatttttacatattttatggAAAATACTCTTATTCATTGAGATTGATTTTTAtatacaatgattatattgtgaTGTGTTAGCCACACCAATAGCCACTACAAAACTTATACTTAATTCTAACAATACAgaatttattcttatttcagtgattacattttgaaaatatgATGATTACATTGATATGTGTTGGCCATGCCAATAGGTCTTACTTAAGTTTCACAGAAATATTTTCATACTCTTGCTATACATCCTatcatatcataatatcatTGGCTTTTCATGAAATGACAAAACTCCGGTTAAGACTTGATTTAAGCATCACATGAGAAAATCTTTTTCTTAACTCTGTCTGCTAGATAGTGGCCATAAGGTAGTGTGGTAATGCCATCATGGAGAATGATTCTCTTGTCATCCTTGTTGCATAATGAAAGCTTATTCAGTTTAACTGTGTTAATGACATGATTGGAAGATCTGAAAGTTGTCATTGTTCTATATCTCGATTTCTCACTTTCAATCCTATCCTGCCTACTCATTGTACTCTCATCGTTTTTCAGAACTGtataataatcattgaattaGATATTCTTTTCAACTACTTGTGAGACGCCTTTTGCTTTTTTCTCAATATCACCTTCTTTAGCATATATTTTATAGGAATAAAGTTTTGGTCTCAATGAAACGAATTCGCGTACAGGCATAGAAGTGGTTTCATCTGAAAATTTTCCTACAACTTTCATGTTTCTAAGGGAATACAACTCATGATCCTTGGGATAGTCGGACAAGTCTAGATGTCTGTTCAGAAATGATCCCCCAAAATCTTTATACAAATCATaagtttttatttcaaaaaagaatgaatcAGTGTCTATATACAGCAATCTCAGTTTTTCCATCCCATAGTATTTCCGCATTACATCAAAAAAAATTCATACATCAGGTGTTTGGACAGTTTCAACACAGTGAAACCTAGATTGGCTTGGAAAGAATAACCCTCTGCTTCTGAGACTCTACCAGACAAAGATTTTccgaataaataattttatctttgaatgcTGTGTTGTTCACTAACTTCTCTAATTGCTTTTGTGAATTGACTAGCTTCATATTTACCAGCGACCACGTAGTAGAATAGACGGAGTGATCCTATTACTACAGcattgttccattgttgtatgcttggccagttcgttttgtgccttctatcagctgtataatatatggagtctcatacattccgattagaacagagcacagagattttctttggttaggagtttgttgataattcttttttcaaattcaatttttattgcaaacaaaaaaaaacattgaagaatttcttaatagacaacaagataaatataaacataaacctacatttatttgtagcacggccagaaaaagacaaacttgagtactactagccgtgagttcattcaatataacttatatttttgtgttaatattttgtgaacaaaaagtacgagttgatgagagatgtgagtaatttcttatatttgatctaaatggctattcatattgtagtagttggggtcacttcaatcaaagttttttattttgtaactaataaatttcatattatgtattgattgtccataatgtatccagtgtccataatcgaagtgattgaactactcaaaattaatggcttactggtccttcatagaatttatagtattcctggtgattgagcccatcttttttcagcgttgactattaataataaagcttaatttacaactagcttacctggcaaacttcgtaccgcctaaaagtcaatgtatctcatgtcacaatttactttatttggtgaattatgaaatttatctgacaatcaatattttcatttacatctgaatacggAATTCCTATATACtcagtcatgcagcattcaaaacatattcttctcaatcaattggtagtaatatctaacagtaaagtgttgaattaaaaaaaaaataggataaatcagtgtttcaaagatgaattcaatgttttcatagttgttgattgtcaatagatggtccaggaaatatgcgatgtacgatgaatcacacagaattacatattctttccatcttccattttaggatgaatataagctacacttaatttttaaaaaaatgtaaattattctgccaataatgaatgcaatatgaacaactctctttcatgaggtgaataattttttccaacattttccagttacTCAATGATaagggagtgataattatttgtgtaggtcttctaaggaaccattatctacagcttaCCTATCAACCTATCAACtgcacttcaactccaaactaccgttgtaataccagtagcctacacaatttatcatagggtgacgtttttattacagctggtaactttagatgctaaatcatattatctcaatatgatcttAAATCATGATCATTTttccgttcttcagtagccgctaggccgacaatttcgaaaacataggtctgtaaaatgaataatcattattagccaccctattaacTTTTTGGTCAGAAActatccccaatattcacacatattgaatcatgatcatctttccattcttcagtagccgctaggccgacaatttcgaagacataggtctgtaaaatggattaatgaatagtcattattagccaccctattaaaatttttggTCAGAAAatatccccaatattcacacaacatattcccaaaggtTCATGacgttatgtcaagtatttttcaagtcatagggaacaaacacacaaacagacattcatttatttatatatatatatagaagatagaagatttcattcggctcaaTCAAAAGcttctctaaatggaggtataATGATAAGGttgcgctatcatagtttcacaactattctgttccacactcctatctcttgcagtcgttaaccatatctataataaaataaagagttggtttatacacgtacgggataggaaaattatgtttgacgcatcatcacgtctgaactactggactaattaacttgaaattttgcatataggctagattcttaattaaccaaggatggttataggcctattttcaattcttcaaaatttcattacgtcaagtcttcagattatcaagtttgaacatagatccttgcgaagcacgggttcctgctagttttttaaataaatcggCTCCATGTAACGTCCTTTGGGTGTGGTAATTTGCTCAATTGTATTATTCATTCGAGATGGTGTAGTTTCATTTGCATTCATGATGTATGAATTGCTCGAATCACTACTTGTATTCAGCTCTGTTCTTGTTGCATTATCCTCATCTCTAAGTGGAGAAACAGGTGAAGTTTCATACATATCAAGGGATGGTTCATTATTAGCCTCATAAATATCATCATTGAGAATTATGAGTTTTTTTGTAGGCGtgacatttatcaatttttttaactTGAAGTCTTTGGCAATGTCGCCCCTTTCCTTATCATGCTCTGTTTTAATACTCATAATATTGACTAACGGCTCTGTGATGGGTTTTAATCGTTTAGCCAAGTCCTGTTTCTGCTTGATGTGTGTTTTTAACCATGGAGCGATGCTTacgttttataattttcttgagTTTAATTAGCTGTTTTTCCTTGTCTCTTACCTTGTCCGGCTGCATATTCACGTCCTAACACCTGTATGATTCGAGTGAAACTGATGTTTGGTTTTTCTACAATGcatttgatgaaaaatgaaactaAACTACACTGGTACCAGCATGGAAATAAAGTAATTCTTACCAACTCTATTCTTTTTGAATGACTCAAATTTTTGAATGACTCAAATGTGATATCTGGTGAAATATTATCTCTGAAAATGTACTTCAGGTTGAGTTCGTCTTAATGAAAAACAATCACAAAATTACTACAGTCCCTGATGAATTGCTTCGGAATTTTAGTATAACTTTGACAAATGTAAAACACATCGATATTAAAGTGTCTGGGCATAGCTAAGTATTCTTGACAATTCATTTGATTCCCAATCGAAACATCATCGAAAATCATAACCGAATTTTTAGGCAGATCGCTACGTTTCGGAATTGAttcattatttgaatagaaaGAGTAGCTTATGCCTGGGATTGATGAAAGAGTCTTGGCcaagaatttatatttattctgaTGTAGAGACTTAGAAAACacacatacatttttgaatcaGATTCCATTTGGGTGAAAAAGCATGttgaaaattgcatttgttTCACCGCTTCCACTGAGTCCAACCAAAATGCATCTTAGATGATTTGGAAATAAACCGCTGTGTCTTTTCTCTTAATCTTTGTTCGACTTGTGCGTTCTACATTTTTCTATGACCTCATCAAAATTACTCACCTCCAACTTACATCCATGCTGCTTACTGATCATACTAAATCTTTTTTATGAATCCAAGAGTCAAAATCCTTTGTATAGCCTTTCCAACGAACAAATAATCTATCCCCGTCTCTACGCAGTACTTTCTCAACTAGTAAAGTATCCGTCAAAGTTGTTTTAGACAATTCCTCTTTATAAAAACCACCTTTTATTCTCTCACCTTTTGAATCCTCAATGATGTATGTGGGTGGTTGAGTTTTTTTAACCTCTGAGACCGTGAAGACTTCCTCTGACCAATTCGGAATGTAACCCTTGGCGAATGTGTTTTTATACTTGCTTATATGTACATGATCACCAACTTTATAAACTGGTTTAAGCTGTTTGCGATTACGGATACACACGATTACATCTTGGCATATCTgatttccaattttttctcATTACTTTTATTAACATCTATGGGTCTCATTCCAATGGTTCTATGAATCGATGAATTATATTTCGCCATGACCCTCCTCAATATGCGTGTCCAATTATAGCTTCCATTTGAAGTGAATTCTCTCCACATGTTTGTTTTCAGCGTCCTATTAAATCGCTCTACTATACTCGATTTCTTATTAGTGAATGTGGAGTAGTGATTGATGCCATGCTCATTCAACAGCTTTTTCACCatagaattgaaaaattccGTACCATCGTCTGATTGGAGGTTTCGACATTTGTGTTTGTTTAGAATTGATTCCAATGCTAGTTTAACATCTAATGCAGACTTTGTTTTCAATGGTATTGCGAAAGCtagttttgaaaaacaatttattgCTGTTGCAATATATTTGTAACCTCCATTTTCTCTACTATATTCCCGCAAGTCAACAAGATCTGCCTGCATCAAATCATCTAAGTCATGAATTTCAACATGGCGAGTTGGAAAATTTCTTCTAACCTGTCTATGTAgttctataatgaggtccacgttataatgacagtggatgaagatagaagaatagcgatgtcgattctctgcattaattaattatatttctacactgtcaaaaacataattggcatcgttgtggacctagaaaaggatagtaccaccggctttgtcgaatgatagacaaggatagcaaaaccaaagttgatcaaatactgtcattataacatggacctcactatagtgcaaTTTTATCTTTTTGCTTCATTCTGTATGATGACCAAACTCAGACTGAAGTGGAATCTTTGAATGAGAGAATCTTTaagatttgaaatgaaaaacaatatttacatttttttaaatatttactgGTCTTCAACATTTTAACTATTTCACAATGAAGTGACTCGGtacaatgaattgaaattgggTCATCAGTCTCTTCCCAGTCACAAAATATTGCCCGGCAATTGATGCATTGCACATCGTCTTGAAACCCTGTGTAATACAAACCGGATTCCACCATTTTTTCGATATTTGGTAAGAACTTTGGCCACTTATTGAAAGTTTTCCTGATTGCCTCTTCAGTTTTTAACACACAATCTTTAGCAACAACAAAGCACTCATAATTTTCATTCACTTTTGAAGCCAAACAAcagtcaatattgtttattttatgcaTGAATATGATGTGATCTAATTCAAGTGTTCCACTAGTTTTCCATCCACATTCCATGCAAACGATGTATGGTGCATAGGGGTGAAACATAAAACCGGCTTTGACCACTTCATCTCTGTCAATAtataagtactcaatcaatcaatcaatatacgACATTCTCTGGCACAATAACATGATTCTTTCTGGATTGAAAATCACTATTTCACACTCTCCCATTACCTATGATGCGAACTTGTGCAATACAGTCTTCTCTAATCAGAGTCTCAAATCcaactgaaaaaaatattcacttgATTGtgttttcaagttgaaaatcatATTTCATTTAGAGAGGTGGGATAAATAAAGAGGTGAGAAGCACTCAATTTCATTGTGAAGTAGGAGGCCTTGACCTGATTGATGGATGGAGAGAGAAAAACTGCATGTTTCTTCTCAAGTACTCGTGCAACAGTAAATTCTATTTACATCACATTGTATGTGACTAGAGGGCTCTTCCGGCTTCCAGTCTGTTGAAACTACTCTCCGATCTCATGAGAACAGAAAACAGCTAACCTACAGGCATAATTCGTTCTCAAAGCCGCTACAAAATCACACCATGAAACGAAGCTGTGCTTGTATTTCTCCTCTCACCTCCAATAATTGTTCTTTTCCTCTCAACTCACTACTTCTTCTTACATGCTCTATCACTGATATTTCTGCCTTGAACAATTTCACAGCATCCACACAGGTTTTCATGGTCTGGGAAATGTAACAGAGATTGTTCAGAGCTTGTGTCACAGCTTCCGCATCTATTTTCATGGTATAGTTTGTGTCCCAGCTCCTGCATCTGTTTTCGCGGTTCAGGAAATGTCCTAGAAACCGTCCAtgttttcacaaaatagtttgtGTAACAGCTTCCGCATCTATTTTCGTGGTATGGTTTGTGTCCCAGCTTCCGCATGGGTTTTCGTGGTTCAGGAAATGTCAAAGGAACCGCATTTCAACACTACTTatgtattcattttttatttattatatttatgttatatatttgcTGTATAATTGGTTAGGTACTTCAaggaattttatattttgtttgttttttctggttttattatattttttgtttttcactatTACTCTATTTCTGTTTGTGTGAAATTGACAAAgacttatttttttttattactttccttgccctattaccataggtaaggaaagtattgctttccaaaaaaaattaaggcaccctaatttcaagttttctatacgtttcaaggtcccctgagtccaaaatcatgtctgtgtgtgtgtgtgtgtgtgtgtgtgtgtctgtgaacacgataactccattcctcaTTAACCGATTGacatgaaattttaaacttaatgtCCTTATTCCATGAGGATCcgataataagaaattcaattcaagatggcggaaaaaatggcggataatcactaaaaaaccatgtttttcacggttttctcgaaaacggctctaacgattttcttcaaatttatccctatcaactgacatgagtcacatttctgagaaaattgcaggagctccataatattcttgagaaaaatggcggataatcactaaaaaaccatgttatttacggttttctcgaaaacggctctaatgattttcttcaaatttataccatggaaagctatttataagccctatcaactgacacgagtctcatttctggaaaaattgcaggagctccgtaatattcttgagaaaaatggcggataattactaaaaaaccatgtttttcacgattttctcaaaaattacttgaccaattttttcaaatttaaaccctgtatagttatttatcagctttatcaactggcatgagtctcctttctggaaaactaatggggggtccaccccatccttgagaaatggacttagtaacctccttctcgtgcatgaggtaggtaggtagcgcagttcataaaaagaacacgtcatagtcgagatattccaTCTCtggaacagctgttttgacgactttaaaaaaatgacgactgaaaaaatcatcaaatttcaaaatttacacaaaggaaaaagtactctgaaaacaattatatatacacatatacagaagtctgatcgtagtttcaaatatgagcaaggaaagttgtgtgagtggtgtaccacaccagatttttctttagTTATCAAAATCGAGTGTCTGTCTCgttcataaaattattatatacaatatttatagTGTTGAACTTCAACCACAGCTGTTAAGCTATTGAAgttcttttcttcattttccatcatgatactgtttTCCCTAATAATTACATTGTAAAAACATTTgtaaaacatgttgtgaataaaatttcagtttcagtttttcagtttcaattgGCTGTCTGATATATGGGAGGAATGATCTCGAACAGGAAGCGAACCTAGGTATGGCAATGGCATCATGAGCATCCAGCAGAAGATTAACTCTAGTTCAACTAGAGCATGTTAATAAGAAAGTTGAGCTAATAAAAGGTCAAGAAAGAGCATGACTTGTGTTCAAATATTTCTTAGAAGAGGAagcaagaaaataatattgagctaATGTGATATACCCCCAATGTTGGGTGTAGAGGGTATACTTTTCTTAGTGACCGTGCAAATagctattattatattttttatttagattGATATGCGACTGTGTCACCCATGTTTATATTGTACTCCATTAACGGGTATCTTGGCTAGTTTGTGTGGttctcaaattttgaaatagttttcCAGTTAGTCTGCTTCCATAAAATGTATGAGAACTTCAATTTTTACAGTTTGTTCTTTTTCATAACTAAGACAACTTTAAAGCCATCTTATTCTAGCATTCAAAGTGAATTTGAGTACTGTTTATTATATGCCAacttcattatatatatatatatataatatatatatatatatatattatatatatatatatatatatatacagggtgtcccagataaggtgtaaaccccAGCTACCATAGATTTTACAtgcaatttgaaacaaaaaatgttcagtaaaattttctccgatcgaccttcgttttcgagatatatcgatttttcgatatttttcaagtaggcgtacttccaatcattaaatcgtcaatatctaAAGAACCATTGGTCTCAAGTGAATTTGAAGGATATCGTTGAAAAAAGGACAAAATTACACATTGATT
Coding sequences within it:
- the LOC120354536 gene encoding uncharacterized protein LOC120354536; this encodes MISKQHGYELNLKYIFRDNISPDITFESFKNLSHSKRIELVRITLFPCWYQCSLVSFFIKCIVEKPNISFTRIIQVLGREYAAGQGAVRRRFKVSDEKIEKSMKTWLQQTAYDLLHGEKKKKTVVC